In Pseudomonadota bacterium, the sequence ATGCGGGGCCGATGCCGAGCCGCCACCCGCCGGTCCGCCCCGGGCGACGGTGCCGCCGGAAACCGAATAGAGATGGCGCATGATCGACCGTTCGGAAGGGTCGATTTTGTCGAAATAAGCCACGGTCTCCCGCGCCTTTTCGAGGAGGATTTCCTGGACCTTGGCGGTTTCCGCGACCAGGGTGCCGCGGGGCATCTCGATATTGACGGTGATCCGGTCCCCTTCCACCAGCGGCATGAAGCGGAATTTGACGATGCCGCCTTTAACGGTGCCGATCGCCAGCAGCAGCAACCCGATGGCCACGGCGAAGGTCACATAGCGATAACGGATACAGAGGTTCAGGAAATCCCGGTAATGGACATTGATCAACCAGTCGAGAAAGATGGCAAACTTATGGCGCATCCGGCAGAAGATTCCTTTCTGCTCCTGATCCTCCGGGCACTCCTCCTCTCCCTTGCCTCCCCCCAATGACAGATGGGCGGGCAGGACGAAGAGGGACTCGACCAGCGAGATCACAAGGATACTGATGACCACGATCGGGATCACCTTGATGAACTTGCCCATGGTCCCAGTGACATAGATCAGCGGTACGAAGGCGGCCACCGAGGTGAGGATCGAAAAGACCACCGGCACCCCCACCTCCCGGGCACCGTCGATGGCGGCCTGCAGGTGTGATTTCCCCTGCTGCCGGTGTTCGTAAACGTTCTCCCCGACAACGATCGCGTCATCCACCACGATACCCAGGGCCATGATAAAGGCGAAGAGCGAGATCATGTTGATCGAGACCCCGGTTGCCGGCATCAGGAACAGGGCGCCGAGAAAGGAGATCGGGATCCCGAGCATGACCCAGAGGGCAAGGCGCATCTGCAGAAAGAGGGAGAGGACCAGAAAGACCATGACCAGCCCGAAACAGGCGTTCTTGATCAGGAGGTTCATCCGGCTCCTGAAGATCTCCGAGGTATCGTACCAGGTGGAGATCTTGACCGATTCCGGCATGGTGGCAGACTTTTCCTGCACATACTTGTAGACCAGATCGGAGATAACGGTCGGTTTCTGGTCACCGACCCGGAACACCTTGACCATCGCGGCCGGCTGGTCGTCGAAACGGCCAAATTCATCGGTCTCCTCAAAACCGTCGTTGATCACCGCGATGTCCTTTAAAAGCACCTCAGTGCCGTCCTGGTTGACCACCACCGGTATCTCGCCGTATCCCTGTTCGGTATAACGTTTTTCCTTGGTCCGGACCAGGATCTCGCCACTCTCGGTTTTCAAAGAGCCGGCAGGCAGATCGAGCGAGGTCTGGCGGATAATCTGGGCGACTCTGGTCAAGGTCAGGTTATAGCGGCGCAGGTTGCTCTCGGAAATCTCGATCGAGATCTCATAGGGGCGTACGCCGGAGAGCTCGGCCTGGGTAATCTGCGGCATGGCCAGCAGTTCGTCCCGGACCGCTTCGGCCTGTTCCCGTAAAGACCGTTCCGGAGCATTGCCGTAAACCACCACCGAAATCACTTCCCGGCGGTTGACGATCTTGGCGACGATCGGTTTTTCCGCCTCGCCGGGAAAGGTGGTAATCCGGTCCACTTCGTTCTTGATATCCTGAAGGATCAGGTCGGCGTCCTCGCCTGAGCGGACCTTGGCATTCACGGTCCCCGCTCCTTCGGCGGCCACCGACTTGATCTCATCGATCCCGTCGATGGAGCTGATCGCTTCCTCAACCTGGAGGATGATCCCCTCCTCCACCTCATCGGGGCTCGCGCCGGGATAGACCACGGTGGTCGAAATCCAGTCCAGCTCGATCTCGGGGAAGACCTCCTGCTTGACCTGAAAGCCCATGAAGAGACCGCCGACAATAAAAATCATCATCAGCAGATTGGCGGCCACGTGATTTTTGGCCATCCAGCCGATCCAGTTGTTCATGGTCGCTCTCCCTTCTCGACGGCGCGCAGCTTCATCCCGTTGGCGGCCCCGGTCAGATTGGTGAGGACCACCCGTTCACCGGGTTCAAGACCACCGTTGACAAAAACTGCATCCCTCTCCAGCCGGACGGTGGTGACGGGCCTGATCCGCAGGAGATTTTCCGGGCCCATGATCCAGACCGTACTGTCGTCACGCAGTGCCTGGCGCGGAATGGCGAAAACATCCGCCATGACCCGGCCCTTGAAGGTGATATTAACGAAGCTGCCGATGGCCGCAACCGGGCTGTTGCCCGTTTCAGGCGTCCGCAACAGGTAAGGGTCGTTAATCGAAACGACCATCCGGGCCATTCTCCCCTGGGAGTCAACCTCGGCCAGCAGCCGGTCGATCACGCCCGGCCATGAGTAGGTAATGCCGGCGCTGTTCAGCCTGACCTCGGCCGGTGAGCTTTCGCCCCTGTTGCCCGGCGCCGGAACTTCAAGCCATTGCAGATCGTTCAGCTCGACGGGGACCACCACCTCGGCGGTATCGGTACCGGCAATGACCGCTACCCCGTTGCCGGCCCGGACATATTGCCCTTTATCAATGCTTTCTGTACGGACCACGCAGTTGAAGGGGGCGGTAATCGTGGTTCGGGCCAGATTCAGTTCGGCCTGCTGCAGGGCAGCCTGGGCCGAAGCCAGGTTGGCCTTGGCATCTTTCAGTTGCGGCTCATACAGAGCGAGCGAGTTGGGAGGCACACTCTGGTCTCTGTTCATTCGCTCCCATTCCTGACGGGCAATCCGGGCCTTTGACTCAACCGAACTCAGCTCATACTCCCGTTTGGCAAGATTGGCGCGGGCCTGTTCCAGGGCCAGCTCATAGTCAATGGTCTCGACCTTGAAAAGGGACTCACCCTTTCTGAAAAAGCCGCCGGCGATGAAGCGGTCCGAAACCTCGGTGACGTTGCCGTTCACCTGCGGAGCGATCGTGATTTCCTGGCGGGGCTGGACAATACCGGTGGAATGAATGGTCACCTGGCGGTTTGATTTTTCCGCAACCATAAATTCCACCAGCGCCCCGCGATCTACCTTTTCGATCCTTTCCGGACTTTTCCGGCTTTTGATCATCTGCGCCATGATGAATCCAACCGCGATCAGGATGATGAAAGGCAGGCCAATTTTGACTATTTTCTCTCGGGCACTCATTTTTTCTCACCGTTTGTTTGGAGCGGATGTTGATCTCTTCTCCGGTTCATTGTTTCGCTCTTTGTCATGAAATATTCTTCAGAAGTCAGAATCCAGGAGAAAAGCTTTAAAATCAGTCATTCTGGCTCCTGAATTCTGGCTTCTGAATTCTCATAATGGAATGCCACCATGTCTCTCAATTAATTTACAACAGCAAATCAACACCATAAGACAAGTCAGAAAGTTGAGTTTAAACCTTCTGGCTCCTGGCTTCCGGCTTCATTTCCCCAACTCCTCACTTTTCACTTTCAACTCTTCACTTTTCCCCATCCAGTCGCCGCCGAGGGCCCGATAGAGGCTGATCCGGTCGCTGAGCAATTGCCGGCGGCTGCTCAACAGCTGCTGCTGGACGGTGAAGTGGTTGACCTGGGCGGTGAGGACCGACAGGTACTCGGTCAGCCCCTCGAAATACTGGTCCTCGGCCAGCCGCAGAGTATCGGTGGTGGCGACATGCCGCTCCTCGAGAAGCTGCAGCTGCGCAAGCCCGTTCCGGTAGGAAACAATGGCGTCTTCGACCTCCTGGACCGCCGCGATCACCACCTGATGGTAACGGGCCAGCTCCTCTTCCATCACCGCCTGCCGCCTGTCGATCTCGGCCCGGCGGCGGCCATTATCAAACACCGGCTGCACCACCTCCAGAAGCAGGCTCCAGAAGGTGTCGGAAAGGACCGTCACATAATCGAGCCGTCCGGTCCCGAGCACCGCCGTCAGGTTGAAGGCGGGAAAGCGCTCGGCGGCGGCCGCCGCCACTTCGGCATCACGGGCCTTCAGTCTCGCCAGGGCCGCCTCGATATCCGGGCGGCGGGTGAGCAGTTCGGAAGGAATTCCCGGCAGGATCTCATCGTCAAGTTTCAAAAGCTCAGACTTGCTGCCGCCCAGTTCCGGATCTGGGAAACGGCCGAGTAAGGCGGCCAGGGCATGGGTCCCTTTGGCCAGCCTGGTCTGGGAGGGAGGCTTCGCGGCCCGCGCGGCCAGGATGTTCTGCCGGGCCTGATAGACATCAAGGGCCGCAACCAGGCCCGCTTCGTAGCGGCTTTCCATCCGCGCCAGGGTATCGGCCTGGCTCGCGATAATCCGGTCACTCAATTCCAGTTGCGCCCGCTGCTCAATCAGGAGGAAATAGAGATCGGAAACCTGGGCCGCGGTACTGATCATGGCGGTCTTGAGATCGGCCGCAGAAGCCTGGAGGTTGAAGGAGGCCTTGTCCCGGTCGCTACCGAGTTTGTTCCAGAGATCAAGCTCATAACCGGCCACCGCCGAGAGCCGCATGCTGGTGCCGTCTGGCCCGGTCAGCGGGTCATCGGCCCCGATACCGCCGGTCAGATTCAGGAAAGGCAGCAGGCTCGCCCGACTGATCTTCTGCTGGGCGGCAAACTGTTCGTAACGCGCCTGGGCCTGCCTGATCGAAAGATTCTTTTCCAGCGCCTCCTCAACCAGCCCGTTCAGGTCCGGATCGTTAAACTGTTCCCAGAAGCGGCCGGGGTCAGGGGCGTTCTGCCAGTCGCCACCCTCGACAAAAGCCTCCGGCAGCGGGGTGAGCAGCTCCGGAAGTTTGCTGTCATAGACGCTGCAGCCGGGCAGGAAAGCGGCAATCAGGAACAGGGGGATCATTCTTTTCATATCGGAGCCTCCATGCCGCCGGTGAGAAAAGGCAGCAGCAGTTCGACCAGTTGCCGGGAATTGCGCGGTTCGGCGGAATCAAGCGCCATCGGGCATTTATCGATACAGCGCAGGGTATGGCTCAAGGCGCCGATTACGAAGTTGAGCCGCCAGTAAAGGATATCGGGCGGCATCTCCGGAAGGGCCCGGGCCAGGGCTTCGTGAAAAATCCCGATGGCCGGACCCATGTGCTGGATGAAGATGCGGCGGGCGGTCTCATCGCTGTCGGCCAGGGCGCGTCCGACCAGGGTGACGAAATTTCTCGCCCCCGGCGCCGATTCCGGAAGCCGCAGGGTCGGTTCGATAAAGGCGAGCAGCACTGCACCGGTAACGGGTTTGCTCCCGGCCGCCCCGGCCTTCGCCAGCACCTCCTTGACCCGCCGGGAGCGCTCTTCATTCAAGGGAACGATCCGCCGGCTGATCACCGCGGCAATCAGCCCTTCCTTGGAGCCGAAATGGTAATTGACCGCTGCGAGATTCACCTCGGCCGCAGTGGTGATCATCCTGAGCGAGGTCCCCTTGTACCCCTTATCGGCAAAGAGCTCTTCGGCCTTGTCGAGGATGGTTTCCTTGGTATCGCTTTGGGTCATATCGGTTTCCTTGATGAGAACACTTTTACACCAGGCAGGCGCCAAATGAGCGGGCGACCAGTGGGTTTACCGCCGCCGGCGGCAGCCTGAGTCTTTCGCAGGTCGTTCGGCACAGGGCCAGAGGCTCAGCTGTGGCCAGCATTTCCAGGGCCGCTGCCCCGACATTTTTTTTAATTTTCTCCAACCAGTCAAGGCTTGCGGATATTGCCTTTGCCTTACCCGCTCCGCTGGCCTGAGCCGCCCATGAGGAGAGCAGCAGATCACTGTTCGGAGTGGTGTCGATCTTCCTGATGGACGCAATGGATTGATGCCAGTCAGTAAAGATAGGCAGGTCTCCCGGTATCGGCAAGGCATCGGCGGTAAAAATGGCCGAATCTGCCGGAATATGCAGGGTCAGCGAGCCGGGTGAGTGGCCGGGGGTGTGAAGAATTTCGATTTGGAGGCCTTCTTCAATTTCAATCCTGTCCCCATCTGCCAGAACCTGATCCACCGAGATCGAACCTTCGACCAATTGCGTAAATCCCGGAACCGGTCGCTCTTTGGCCTGAAGTGCGGTGTTCTCGATCCATTCCTGCTCGGCCGGGTGGGCGAAGACCCGGCAGTCGGTTTCACCGGTAACGCTTCGGGCCGCGCCGATATGATCGGGATGGGCATGGGTCAGGAGAAGTTTTTTGATGCTTTCAGGAGTGCGACCGAATTCCGCCAGATATGCAAAAATCCTCTCCGCCACCCCGGCCACACCGGAGTCAACCAGAACTGTTTCAGCCTTGCCGAAAACGAGCAGCACATTGACAAAGCGGTCCAGCCTGATCTCCGGACTGATCGGGACCTGAAAAGGTATTTTCAATAGATGAAGATGTTCACTGATCTGCATGAAGGTTCTCCTTAGCAAAATCGGACCTTACCATACGACCAATTAAAACAAACGTTTGAATGACGGTCAACAAAAAATATTCTGCGGCTGATGCCAGGGTATTATCTGGATTGGCGGGGTGCAAATTGGAACACAGGAACGGTTGCCGGGGTTAAATCCCTTGGTTGAAACATTGAAAGGTTCGATGAAGTAAACTTTCCCCGGGAGATCCGTCAGTACAATCCGGTCAATTGCCAGTCCGAAGGTCGTTGCCGCTCTCGGCTTGAAACTGCGCGCAGGAGCCGACCTCAACTTGCCAGGGCAACCCTTCTAACAGAAAAGCCGGATGCATAATTGAGCCCTGTTTTCCAACTATTCATAACCGTCCGGAGTCAATGAAACGCTCCTTCCCTGACCCCAAGTAACAGGTAGTCGGCATTTTCAAAGGTCACTGAATCGCGCTGGATCTGGCCGGGAACCTCGGGCAGGATCACCCGCCAGCCGATCTCGCCGTTGTTCTTGAGCTGTTCGGGAATGCCGTGCTTCCAGGCATGTCCGCTGCCGGCCAGGACCACTATTTTCCTGTTCGGATTCGCAGCCAGATAATCACTGATGTGTTTTGCCATTACCTTGTCCCACAACAGTTGCGCTTCGCAGAAGTATTCAAAATCGTTGCCTTCCAGATTG encodes:
- a CDS encoding efflux RND transporter permease subunit, with translation MNNWIGWMAKNHVAANLLMMIFIVGGLFMGFQVKQEVFPEIELDWISTTVVYPGASPDEVEEGIILQVEEAISSIDGIDEIKSVAAEGAGTVNAKVRSGEDADLILQDIKNEVDRITTFPGEAEKPIVAKIVNRREVISVVVYGNAPERSLREQAEAVRDELLAMPQITQAELSGVRPYEISIEISESNLRRYNLTLTRVAQIIRQTSLDLPAGSLKTESGEILVRTKEKRYTEQGYGEIPVVVNQDGTEVLLKDIAVINDGFEETDEFGRFDDQPAAMVKVFRVGDQKPTVISDLVYKYVQEKSATMPESVKISTWYDTSEIFRSRMNLLIKNACFGLVMVFLVLSLFLQMRLALWVMLGIPISFLGALFLMPATGVSINMISLFAFIMALGIVVDDAIVVGENVYEHRQQGKSHLQAAIDGAREVGVPVVFSILTSVAAFVPLIYVTGTMGKFIKVIPIVVISILVISLVESLFVLPAHLSLGGGKGEEECPEDQEQKGIFCRMRHKFAIFLDWLINVHYRDFLNLCIRYRYVTFAVAIGLLLLAIGTVKGGIVKFRFMPLVEGDRITVNIEMPRGTLVAETAKVQEILLEKARETVAYFDKIDPSERSIMRHLYSVSGGTVARGGPAGGGSASAPH
- a CDS encoding efflux RND transporter periplasmic adaptor subunit; the encoded protein is MSAREKIVKIGLPFIILIAVGFIMAQMIKSRKSPERIEKVDRGALVEFMVAEKSNRQVTIHSTGIVQPRQEITIAPQVNGNVTEVSDRFIAGGFFRKGESLFKVETIDYELALEQARANLAKREYELSSVESKARIARQEWERMNRDQSVPPNSLALYEPQLKDAKANLASAQAALQQAELNLARTTITAPFNCVVRTESIDKGQYVRAGNGVAVIAGTDTAEVVVPVELNDLQWLEVPAPGNRGESSPAEVRLNSAGITYSWPGVIDRLLAEVDSQGRMARMVVSINDPYLLRTPETGNSPVAAIGSFVNITFKGRVMADVFAIPRQALRDDSTVWIMGPENLLRIRPVTTVRLERDAVFVNGGLEPGERVVLTNLTGAANGMKLRAVEKGERP
- a CDS encoding efflux transporter outer membrane subunit, with the protein product MKRMIPLFLIAAFLPGCSVYDSKLPELLTPLPEAFVEGGDWQNAPDPGRFWEQFNDPDLNGLVEEALEKNLSIRQAQARYEQFAAQQKISRASLLPFLNLTGGIGADDPLTGPDGTSMRLSAVAGYELDLWNKLGSDRDKASFNLQASAADLKTAMISTAAQVSDLYFLLIEQRAQLELSDRIIASQADTLARMESRYEAGLVAALDVYQARQNILAARAAKPPSQTRLAKGTHALAALLGRFPDPELGGSKSELLKLDDEILPGIPSELLTRRPDIEAALARLKARDAEVAAAAAERFPAFNLTAVLGTGRLDYVTVLSDTFWSLLLEVVQPVFDNGRRRAEIDRRQAVMEEELARYHQVVIAAVQEVEDAIVSYRNGLAQLQLLEERHVATTDTLRLAEDQYFEGLTEYLSVLTAQVNHFTVQQQLLSSRRQLLSDRISLYRALGGDWMGKSEELKVKSEELGK
- a CDS encoding TetR family transcriptional regulator, which produces MTQSDTKETILDKAEELFADKGYKGTSLRMITTAAEVNLAAVNYHFGSKEGLIAAVISRRIVPLNEERSRRVKEVLAKAGAAGSKPVTGAVLLAFIEPTLRLPESAPGARNFVTLVGRALADSDETARRIFIQHMGPAIGIFHEALARALPEMPPDILYWRLNFVIGALSHTLRCIDKCPMALDSAEPRNSRQLVELLLPFLTGGMEAPI
- a CDS encoding MBL fold metallo-hydrolase, producing the protein MQISEHLHLLKIPFQVPISPEIRLDRFVNVLLVFGKAETVLVDSGVAGVAERIFAYLAEFGRTPESIKKLLLTHAHPDHIGAARSVTGETDCRVFAHPAEQEWIENTALQAKERPVPGFTQLVEGSISVDQVLADGDRIEIEEGLQIEILHTPGHSPGSLTLHIPADSAIFTADALPIPGDLPIFTDWHQSIASIRKIDTTPNSDLLLSSWAAQASGAGKAKAISASLDWLEKIKKNVGAAALEMLATAEPLALCRTTCERLRLPPAAVNPLVARSFGACLV